tatgtacatatgtgtatataaatacctAAACATATACATGTATCAATGAAATTACAAGTAATTAAGATATTGTATTTCACACACCCGATACATAATGATGAATGTCTTCAGTGGTGTCATCAGAAATAGAGATAACAACTGGCAAGTGTGTAGATGCCAGATTATAATTATTTATCTCCTGTGAAGGAATATATTCGACATCACAGattttagaatttattttctcttttacttgTTCTCTGTCACACACATGCAAATATGCACATACTTCCCACCTACAAAGTGTAGTTGTGCATGTATTATACTGAAGTCCTTGCTTTTCATGCCATTGAATTACATTGCTTTCTGAGGCAGATTCTACCTAGCAGGTAGTTCCACGTGAATGCCATGAAATAcaaagatgttttatttcttaatatgcatttttttccaagcacagaaaggaaaaatgtcttccttcaCAATCCATATGTAATATTAGGACTTAACAATTGCTTAGGTCTGTACATCAGCAGTGCTCAAAGTAGCACTGTACAGCTGAGGTTTGTGTGATACTACAAAAGCAAGCTTGGAATTGTTCTCAGCTGAAACACTGAGTTGTGGCTATTTAAATTTAGATTTAGGTGTTTTATTGTTGAATTTAATGGTGGCAATGCAAATATTCTGTGAGATCTGTGAGCTCTCTGGCTTTGTTTGATGtcatttaatctttatttttatcaaaGTACCACTTTAAAATTGTTGATGAGATTTTTGGATGAGTTACATTGGCTTCAAGAATTACTCACTGGAGATTGCATTGACACCGAAGAAAGATACAGGACCTGGATTTCTGATTGCATTGCCCTTGGAAATTATGTCCTTCCCATATTTATGTATTATGTATTAATACACAATTGTAGTGAAGGCAAGGATTGCTGCCATTCACACTAAGATGAACTCTGAGTTTTTTACCTCTGTGCAATTAAGATGCTGTGACGTATCTGCTCATGgcttaaaatgctttttctttgtgcagGATGCGTTTGCACACCCTGATGCTCTGAAATAAATCTTTAGATTCATGTAAACATTAGTTTAAAGTGTATCTTTTGAGAAATGTATTGTGCCATGTCTTTGGTGTCCTGAGTCATCTCAGTCCAGGCATTGCTGACCtctagcaaaaataaaaaaaatctttagcaATACTAGTGAAAGGAGAATGACTGAGAATAAATTAGAATATATTATTTGCCatctttcctttactttttacaaactgttatttttcttcttccaataATAGAGAattcttcagaaaagcaaaaaaaattctacttttACTGTAGTTGACATTACCtattggttggactcgatgatccggtgggtctcttccaacctggttattctatgattctatgattctatgattctattcatgTCAATACGGGCTACATTACAGTGTGCCTGTAGGGGACAAAAATAAGACTGCTACCTCTGTTCACCTTACAGTGCAAGGGTTGTGATTTTTCATGAGAGAAGAGTCTGTGCCATTGGAAGCAAGGATAGTGGCAGCTGTGCTGAAAATGAACCATAATTactgaattaaatttaaatgtgtTTACTTTTGTGGATTAATACAAATATTAGtaataaaagaacaaacaatAACTTTGATTACCTGTTATCCGAGCTGTCTTTTTTGCTTTATCTGAGTTAAAACCAAAGAGGGTGTCAGAGATAACTGAACTGAGAGGCATGGCATGATGCAAAAGATAgcagagaaattaaatactGGATTTAGGGTTATGCTAAACATCTTTAATCCATCaaatatcacatttttcttttttttctgttcctgcatAGCAATCTTTAGTACTCAAAATAATAACATTCCCAGACAACGGTTCTGGCCAAAGATGAAACTAAACTGAGTAAATCTTCAAATGGTTTTTAGTAAAAATGATACAAAATTAATTCGTTATTCCCTGAGAAATTATTACTTCTCAAGGTTAAATTTACTTCACCATCTGAAATGTTGTAAACCTCGTAAAATTAAGactgaagattattttttaaaataatttgagcATATTAAATGAGGATTATAAAATTTAAGTATTATAACAATTTATTCAGGTTTGGGCtactgagaggaaaaaatacaccCCTTAAAAAAGTAATCAGACtatatttcaaaaaaatattttaaatgttttaggACCAGGAATATTCCTGCATTTCATTGTTAATAGTATCAGTTACATCTTATCATGCTGTACTGGAAGAAGAATTCACTTAAAAGGAATATTGTTTTGCAGAATAACAAAGATATGCGTTGTTTTTATTGGGAGTTATCTTTGAGTTAACTTTGTGGGGATAAAAAGTGTTTATCCCTGCATTGGTGTTGCAGGATTTGCAAAAATGCAAATACTAATGAATGTGGTGTAGCTTTTTGTGTGCAGTTACAAGTATTTCATTACCTCAGAGTAAAAACAAGTTATAAAGATGTTACTGAAAtaactttaatttctttaattaccttaacttaaagcCTGAAAGAAGTTCTGTAGGGGCTCTGGAAATGCTTCCTCAGGAAAAACAGTGACATCGTTGTTGGAAATCACAATAAATATGACAACAAGAAGAGCACATTTTCTCAGTGGTAGATTCCTACATATAAtgaaaaacactttttcttcttggaaataGTAAAACACACGGGTATGGGGACAAGAAAtataagcataaaaataaagagagtAAAGTGTAACTCAATCCTATTTATGAAATTTGCTGAGATTTTTAAACAAGAAGATAATCAGTCCTTCTGATAGTGTTTTTTTTGTATGCAAATTTTTATATCTGAATTATAATTATGAACTGAGTATTTACGGAAGTATTGCGGTTAGCTAAAAGTAGagttttgtgttttgatttcGGTTGAAGATTGATGCATAAaatcaagaaggatgttgattAGGAGAATGAAATGCACTTCTACCTATATTTCAATTAGGAACTGGTGAAGGATGACTCAAGAGATACCAGCAGATAATAGCTTTTTTTCTCAATTGAAGGTAGCTTGTGAGTaacctgattttaaaaatatcttgtgCTTTAAGCCTTTCCAAATCAGAAATTTTTTCACTGCCTAGAATTGGACATGGGAAGATCATCATAGATGAATTAGTGGAAACTGCCAAGAACATATAGCAGTTGTATATTGTAGAAATAAGGCCATAGGATATAGTTTAATTTTCCCAGGAAAATCTCTGTGCATATTTGCTGATGTGCCCtttaggctttttttgtttgtttgcttggttttttttaaaaataatgttgcagTACATGTAGTTCAGTGACACCAACAGGTGGGACAGTAGGGGAAATGGCATAGAAACCTTTTCACCATTCCTCTCAGAAGTTCTCATTCTTGCCAATATTTCAATTTATTCAAatgattctttctttttacaaataaacaaaatcaaacatgACTAGACTTTGAGAACATGCTTGTTGGTGGCGTACACGTTCTAAAATCAGACTACAAATTCCATAGGTTTggagtaattatttttctgtatttgtacaATATGAAAACAGCAGAGTTCTGGGATGCTACTAGCCTCCTGAATGTTGGAATAAATAAGTCCTGGTAACAACAACATGTTTAGCGCTGGGCATACTTTGTAGATACAAGTACAGTCACATTAATATCAGGAgtattctttttaattgaacTGATTTCCATCTGTTCTTTTCTAAAAATAGGCAAGAACAGTTAGAGGCATCTCAGGTGAAGGAAGCAGAGAAatcatgcttttaaaatatttaaatcttcTAGAAAGCCTGGTTATCAATCTTTCTTGCCTGTGATCGTGTGTAGACACTTCAACCAGTATCGCCAAGGCAAAAGAATTAAACAGCTGCTCACAAAACCCCACAGCTACACGGCTACAGAGTCATGTAGTTCTTTACATAGGTGTGTAATAttctggaaatggaaatgtCATTTGTCAAGGATCAATCTGTTCTGCCCCAACATTGTGTAatgataagattttttttttttatcattgctCTAATTCATCTAATGTTCTTATTGTAGGTTAGAAATCTGAAACAATGGGTGACTGGAGCTTTCTGGGGAGACTGTTAGAGAATGCGCAGGAGCACTCCACGGTTATTGGCAAGGTTTGGCTGACAGTACTGTTTATCTTCAGGATACTGGTGCTGGGAGCCGCTGCTGAGGAGGTCTGGGGAGATGAGCAGTCAGACTTTACATGCAACACTCAGCAACCTGGTTGCGAAAATGTTTGCTATGACAAAGCCTTCCCCATTTCTCACATCCGCTTCTGGGTGCTGCAGATCATTTTTGTCTCCACTCCAACCCTCATCTACCTGGGCCATGTGCTGCACATTGTACGcatggaggagaagaggaaagagaaagaggagctgAAAAAGAAGGGAAGCGTCAAAGACGGCAACTTCCCAGGAGCAGCGTCTGGcagtggtggtggaggaggcaGCAGTAGCATCAAGGATCCTCTTGtcaaaagagggaaggagaagctccCAATCCGTGATGAGCGTGGTAGAATCCGTATGGGTGGTGCCCTCCTCCGTACCTACGTCTTCAACATCGTTTTCAAGACACTGTTTGAGGTGGGCTTCATCGTGGGCCAATACTTCCTCTATGGCTTTGAGCTAAAGCCTGTCTACCAGTGCAGCCGCTCACCTTGCCCACACACTGTGGACTGCTTCATCTCGAGGCCCACCGAGAAGAccatcttcatcatcttcatgtTGGTGGTAGCCTCTGTGTCCCTCCTGCTGAACATGCTTGAGATGTATCACTTGGGGTGGAAGAAGCTGAAGCAGGGCATGACAAACCGGTACAGCCTTGAGATACCTGTTGCAACAATGACGCCAGTCATGGTGACGGGGGAGTCCAAACCTGTCTCCctgccaccaccagcaccacccgTGGTGATAACGACTGCTGCACCCCCTCCCGTTCTGCCTGACACCCGCGCTGTCACGCCGCTGCTGGCCCCGGTGACCATGGCACCGTACTATGCTGCAGCTACTCCAAGACCACGTCCCCCCTCCAACACGGCCTCCATGGCCAGTTACCCTGTTGCTCCACCAGTTCCTGAGGAGAGGCACCGCGCTGTGACTCCCACGCCCATCTCCACTCCGGTCACCATCCCGacccccatccccacacccACACCAGCTGTGGTCAACTACTTCAACAGCAACAGCCGCGCGTTGGCAGCCGAGCAAAATTGGGTCAACATGGGAGCTGAGCAGCAGGGGAAGGCGCTTTCCAGCTCAGCAGCCTCCTCTACTCCCAGCAGTGTCCGACGTCCCCTTCCCGAGCAGGAAGAACCACTGGAGCagctcctccctcctccagctgTGCCACCTCTTGCAGCGGCCAACAGcggcagcagcaccagcctgaGCGCAGCCAGTGGCAACAAGTGGGATGTGGAAGGTGAGGAGGAGCTCTCGGAGGGACGACCCATCTCAGCTGCTTGCACCACGGTGGAGATGCACGAGCCACCGCTGCTCGTCGACACGCGGCGCTTGAGCAGGGCCAGTAagtccagcagctgcagagccaggtCAGACGACCTGGCCGTGTAGCGCGGTCACCTCTGCTCAGAGGAGCAGGTGATGGAAGGCAGAGTGGGCAGGGGAGCTGCCCGGGAGGCCAGGTCTAGCGTGGGTGGGAAAGACCTGGGTTTCAAACTTTGACGCTTGCTGTTTTTGCACTCTGTGAGTTGTAGTGGggaaaaatatcaacattttCTAATAGGTCAGGGGTGGCCGAAGCGCAGCCCATGGGCCAGGGGACCAATCCCGCTTTCCTTCATGTCTATGGCGAATCTCCCAAGGGCAGCCGTAGGGGAGCCCTGCACGGAAAACAGGTGATGGTAGCTGGTCATGTGCCCTGAGGAAGACTTTcacctgaggaaaaaaaacgtTAATAATAGCCCCAGTGCCCATGTGCCTGGCCGTCATCTCCCTCTTGCCCTTGCCTTCACTTCCACCCTTTTTCACATAAGCTCTCCGTGAGTGGATGCTATgacttattttcttctcaagCCTTACGTAGCCATACAGCAAACATCAAGGTGGCATATTGTCTGTTGGCACCTGCCATCTCTATGGACCAACTTGCCATATTAAAGGTGACTCAGTCTCTTCTGCATAACATGACTTAATGAAGCCTTTTTGCTCATGGCATATCGCCTACATGGTCCTCAGCCGGGCAAAGTTTAGGTCACCTCTGTAGTAGATTTTTGAGGTTCatctttctatattttttttttactcttgaCCTGTTAGGAAGTGTTCGGTTTGACCTTCTATCCAGTGTTTGCCAATCATGATCACATCATGTTTTTAAGCCCACAAGTATGTTTGAGCATGTTTGATTATAATTTTAGATGACTTCTGAAATTGCTTAGAGGAGGACAGGAGTTTAAATCACACCTCAGAAATTATTACACAGAACAATTTCTCTTCAAGAAGCAAAGATTATGATTTCAATACACGGTGGCCCCATACGTTGCCCATGGACAAACAATAGGATCAAGTACAGCTCTGCATTTTAGACTATTAGATATTGGCTTAAGTTTGttggaaaaatgctttttagaaGTAATCTTGAGTgcatatttttaagtatttgaaCATTTTGAGAATAATTTTGATCTGTAGGTTTAAAGTTACTTGACTGTGTACTTAATCATTTTAGTTTGATCTTTGATCTTACAAGAAAAtgtaaagggggaaaaaacttACTAATGGTAAAATTCGCAAAGCAACGTTATTTGCTGTTGTGTTCTACCCTTTCCTTTAACAACAATCTGTAGTGTCTTGCAGGTCAGTGAAGGCAGATTTAGGCAACGTTGTGTTGCAGAAAAGGCCCTAAAATATCTGGGCAACATGCTAGTGGCTGGAGGGTCTATTCTGATACCACTAAATTTACTTGCAGAATTTCCATTCAGTTAAACAAAGAGCGAGATTTGGGGATGGATCTTGCAGGCCATATTCAAGCAAAGCTAACATTCACAGAGCCAGAAGGAATGTAGATTTGGGGTCTTAgataaacacattaaaatcttgcttttgaaaattatgTATTTGAGTTAAAAACGGGTGGGGGAAACTActgggtatttttttctaaggTGCAGCTTTCTTTACAACTGGCTCTGTCCTTCATTCCTTTGTAATAAGGACTCTCACAAACATTAGTCAGGATTTTGAATGCTTGataaagctggggagaggtAAGGGGAAAAGGAATGCAGGATTAGGGTCAACTTCTGTTCTAAGCAAAAGCCAAAAGAACTGAAGATTGGAGTCAGTCCTGTTGCTGCTATAAATCAAAACCAGTGTAAATGGAGTGGAGCAGTCAACTGCACCAGGATAGCCCTCGCATCTTCAAAGCATTTGGCCTGGCAGTGCAGTCCCTACTCAGGCAAATAGTTAGAGCTGCCAGTTATTTCTGCtgttaaatgttttgctgaatgtgtttattttattcaacagttaaaatgtatttccaCCACTCAAGAGTAAACATTTGTTTTTGCTACTTTCTGAGTAGAGGCAAAGAGTTTCTCATGATCAGAGGTGCTGTTCTGCAACACGTGGACATGTTGTCTCATGACTTCCTTGACCTGCTTGTCGTGAACCAGGTGAGGAGGAGTCTTTTGGCTGCCACTGGGGCAGGCACTGTGTTAAAAGGCAATTACAGCAGTACAATAAAGATATTTACTATTAGGTGCTGAGCTTCAGGCATGCTCTTGTGGATTTTCTATGTTATAAGCCATAAAAACGCTTTCTGCAAGAAAGCTAAAAGATAAATTCTGCTTTCTATTGTATCTGTGCAACTATGCTGAACTTAGCCTGAAGCTGACGAAGTTGCCTAGACATAAGCAAAGGCTGGATTTTAACACAAAACTTTTACATTTACTAGCATCTATAGTAGCAGTTTTGTAAGTTTTGCTAAATACCAAATAGTTATATTGCTGAAATAATGCAATGTGCATCACTGTGTTTTAGTACATGAAAATTCATAGgctatattttcctttattttacgCTTCGGAAGAACGAAGTCAAAATCTTTCTGGAGGGTATCCATATAAACCAGACCACCTGGAATATGTGCTTTTTTATATCAACACCTGACAACACCTGAGTTTATAGCAAAACTGACTTGTTTGATGGAGCTCTGAATCTTGCAGTCCTCACTATAGTACAACCCTCACAGAGTGTGTCCTGCAGGATGGCATCCATAttgtatataaaaaataataacagagaTAGATTTAACTTTTCAAGTTAAAGTGTGTGTGCTTAGACCTACAGAGAGTTCAGGTGGTTTTGTGGAATATATGGCATTTTCAGACAGAGTAATTACTGGAAAGCTGTAAAAGATCATTTTTCCTGCTAGGCAAAGTTTTAGGGGAGAAATGTAATGCTTTTGCAACCCCTAAGAAAAATCTGACAGAGTAGCCTCCACAACAAGTAGTACTGGTCTGAGAAAGTAAAGCTACAACTCATAGTTTGTGAATTCCACCATGTAACTAGAGAGTGTCAAGCTTCTAGTTTGCCTACAGTTCCATTTGGAGTAATTGTTTCTTCATTTAAGCCCAGGTAGCTGTTATGGCAGAACTCTTTCTTAGTGCTTCCAACTGCTTTTAGTTGCCACATCACATCTTGAATCAGATTTGTTGAAAACAAATCTTGCTGGTGTGGCTGACTTTGAGTACTTTAATTAATGTTTACTCGTGAATGATCACTGAATTCAACATGCTATGAGTAAAGCATGACTACGGAGACTTCCATAGTTCTAGTAAATATGTACAAACACCAACTAACTTGCAGAACAGAGATGTTGGCAAAAATAATCTGCTCATTTCCAAGTTGTTTACTTTTTAGTGTCAATTAATTCTAAAGAGGGAACTGGTAGCAAATTCTACTTTGATTTAGCGTGGTCATATGTCTGTTCGAGCCGCAATCCTGAAGGACCTTATCCACACACCTAACTTGAAGCCAGTAAGCAAGTTATTGCAAAAGCAGAAGTCAGAACAGAATCATGCCTGATATTaagcaaactgaaaagaaaacccactcatttttgttctttgagTAGAATGACCATGGGAAAATTGTTCTTTCATACTTGAAGTTGCAAAAATGCTAAAGCAAgcgatggaaaagaaaaagagaaagttgaGCAAAAGATACTCTTTGAACAAGTTGCCAGGTGTATGATGTGCTACTCTTCGCAATAAGTCAGCTCACTGGAACTAGTTGACCGTGCTTGGAGCACAGAGGGTTGGGCTAGATGACttccagaggtcctttccaaccacaATGATTGTATGAAACATTTCCTAAATAATTGGTTTAATTAGTCCATTTTTCACAATAGTTTTATAaagatataataaaaatatatccgCATTGCAAATAAATGCATAGTTTCTTGGCCATGGGCACAATTGATCTGTTTCTAACACCGGCTTAATTAGTGCAGCTGTCAGttaatacaaaagaaaactaaGTATCGGCAGTTTAAAACCACACATTACTTCCCTTTGTATTTGATTAAATGAAGACAGGCAGCTAGAACCTTCCTTTTATTAAAGTGGGATATTTTATCTATGAAAATCAAtatcttgtttttttcaaagatagAAAAGTGCTCCTTGAATTTgttggcattaaaaaaatcatagcttCTTGAAAGTAGGTAGTATGCACTGAAAAAGGAGATGAActcttcatcttcttttctgGTGTTACTTGGAAGCCAGCTGTGTGCAAAGTGGTACCAGGAGTTGATTTGGCTCAGTATACTTGCTGTTCATAAAGACACTAAGAGTTAATTAAATGTCCGATATTTTGAACCTCTTGAGATTATTTTCTGGTATGAATATGTAAGTGTAGgatcagtaaaaaaataaaggcaagcATTAAAATTCAGATCAGCATTGATCCCTCAGGTCTTTTTGTTTAATACAGACACTAACATAGTGGATTTGAACAGGctgggttgtttgttttcttttttttaattccaaatgtttttgtttcatttacttTGGTTTTTCTTGTGAAAAGTGTGCTCTTGTAATATTGATTTTCTGAAGTTTACATTCAGTTTTTGATTTCAGATTGCATATTCCAATGAAATAAACTGTTTTCTAAGTTTACATTTgtataaaaagtaaaagaatGATTCTGCTAATATGCTAAGCCTAAGAGAGAAATGTCTTACTATAACACAGGAACTCTTCAGATATAAGGCAGTACCACTAAAGACAATTTAACCTGATCACTGATCTATAGTAACAGTTTTAtctgtatatttaaaatatgggaGCTGGATGTATAGGGAGCACACTGTGGAAAAAGATACTTTTCATCATTAACTCAATTATTACCAAATAAATTAAGATTTGTGACTATTGATATGCCTTCTTGTGTGTTTAGAGGTTCAATGAGAAAAACTAGCTGTCATACTGTCGTTTGAGAGCTAAATTTACAGCCTGGTGTAAAATTCCAAATAAAATACTTGTGGAGAAACACTGCACTGTTACACTGTAGAATATTTTGCAGAAgataaatgttttgctttctagCCAAAAATATAGTCCTGAGCCTGCAAATAGGGTTTCATGCAAGTTACTTCCACTCTTGCAAATAAGACCATTAAAGGCAATGGGACAATTTGCAtaagcagaaaacactgacCTGAAAAAGAAGTTGTAGATTTGCATTTTAAGTTTGTTGTGAGATGCCAATCAAATTCCAGAAGTTTCAGTCCTTGAAGAGTTATGCAAGGTATGTGGATATATTTTAAGGTGGAGAGTATATTCCTATTCCCATtaacactgtttctcacagtcaAAAGGGTGTAAAGCATAAGAATGCTTAGTCAGagctttctttttgcttgcCAGATGTTTGTCTTCTACATGACAGAATCTAACAACAAACACAATCAGTTTTCTGGGCCGTCAGGAACTTGTAGTAACAATAAAAACAGCGAACAGTTTAAAGTGCTGTCTTCAAACAAGTGCCTTGTGTGTTGAATTCTGTAAGAAACAAGTTGGTGTAAATGTTAATTTACCTCATATGTTTACAAAATCGTGactaaataaacattttgtacCACAGCGTTGTCTCTTTCACATTCAATTTTTACGGTTGCGTAGATGGTCTTTTAAAACACTAACATGATGGAAGAGTTAATGAGTTAAGAGTTAATGAGGTCAGTTAGCTCTCCCCCTTTATTGACTTACGCTACTGCTTCCCTTCTGGAGGAGGTTCAAAATGCAGAAGACACGTGTGATCAAGACAAACTAGCGGGTGCAAGGGGTGAAAGGCTGACGCCTTCAATATGGGTTTCACCCTTGACTCTTATTTTAACACACACAAATCACTGTTCATCTCATACTGTGTCATGTGGTGTCAATAGTGACTCCCACCTTTTCCCCCAGTGCTTACTCGCTTATTTTTGGTTTATCCATCTAGCTGATGAGTCTAATGAGACTGCTACCTGTAAATGCACAAAGGATTTTAATGCAGGGGACACGTGTCCTTGCTGGGGATAATGCAGACTACTCCCTACATTTGAAATCTGCTGATTTGCCCCTTATAGGCAAAACTCACAGTTTAGCACAGTGAAGTGTAACCCAATTTACTGCTGAAAACATACAATGTACTAACAGCACAGAAATCTAAGCATTGTACGGTCCGTTGAGGAGGCCAGGTCCAGGTTTTCAAGGCTTAACTTGTGAAAAGCAGCAATGCGGACGAGACTACATGTGtggaaatgataaaataaatagGAAGGTTTTGTAAAACTTTATTTCATATACAGTAGTTGAAGACACCTGGCACAGCAGGATAGTTTCCATCCTGTAGCACTGAGCATTTGTCTCTCTTGTGTTACAGCTGAGTGTAATTTTTTTGGTGCCTCCTGTGCTCAGGCAATGCTGTTTCTGCTGTACATGGTGTATCCCGGTGGTAAACCAGATTATTCACTGCCTTTCAAGACTGGGCAGGGGTAAAGCAAGCTGACAGAACTGTGATACAGGTCCTACTAAGATGATGCTTAGCGCTAAAAAGCTGAGGAAGAAAGTGAATGACGTGGTACGGTAATACCAGCTGTATTGCTAAAGACAACTCACTTGCTTTTGACCAAGAGCACTTATTGCTATGAATGTATGTGGCCAGAATATGTTGCGTGTTTTCTACTTAGATGTACGTTTCATTGCAAAGTTTCAGTTTTGTCACCTGAAGAACAGTCAGAGTACTCAACAGAGGGGAGAGCGATCCGCTGATGCGATTGCAGCTGAGGGCTAGGCTGTCCCTCTGCCTCCTGTCACCCTGTATCCGCTGCCTCCTAAAGGATTTCTGTCTGGAGTATGAAAGATGAATGTTGCTGCTGTTGAGCTCTGTGGGCTGATGTGGAGCGGGTACTCTCCACCACCACGTTAAGCAAGACAGCTCGATGTGAGCCTGTGGAGGAAAGGTGGAAGGTGCACCCCGCGCACCCACAGCTGCACAGTGGCGATGGGAAGAGGTGTACTGGGGGGGAACTTTCTAATCTCCAGTAAATGTGCTCTGTACAGTTGTGCTGAAAGCCAAATGTGGAACACCCCACATACTCCTGTacggctgctgctgccaccagggAACTGGCACAGGAACAATCAGCTGGGCTTTAGCAAGCGTTTTCGCTGTGAATGCACAAAGAGTGGGGTTTAACGATCTTCATCAGTGCTTTCCCACTGAGGGAACAGAAATGGAGGCAACACACATTGTCTCCCAAGGAAAGAGATGCCAGATAGTCAGGACTTAGTAGGGCTGACGTTTTGATAATTTATTGGCAACTGGACGTGCATTAGGTCTAACCATCTTTGTGTCTATTTTCAGCTGACAATAGAATAAGCAGAAGCTTATTCAAAATCCCGAAACTGAAGAGAGAGCCTTCTCATAAACATGGCCTAGGAAGAATGTGCTATTCTTGGAGTATCATAGTCCAGAAAAACAGGGTGTTTGAGGAAATAACACATTTTAGCACTTACAGGTATGTGAAAGAACTTCCTATGCCAGAATTACAGGTAACTTTAAGCACTGTTACAGTGTTAATAGAACAGCTGGATTGCACCAGCTGCACTTCATTgtggaagggtttttttttaatttttagataGAAATTAGTGGTACATAACAACAAAGTGTTGCCCATCATGGCTAGTtgactcttctttttctcatggTAGGTGATCTGTGTACCTTTGTGTCATTAGCAGGTCTCTCAGGACAATTTTTAGTATCTTGAGGAGGATCTTCAACGTGTGGGCTTTTACCATACCTTGTTTTTAAGGGTGACGCTCAGCTCTTTTGACAGTGTCTATCAATGTGGTTAAGGTGCCTGGTGCCACAGAGAGCAGGGATAAATATGTGAACACTAAGGTCACAAAGAGCTGCCCAGGCTCACGGTGTTTAACTCACTAACACAGCCAACTCTAACCTGTGTGTCGTGGGTGCCTTTTGTCAGCCACGTCTCTGCCGTTCTAGAAGTCAtcgactgaggaaaaaaaagcaaccaaatgAATACCTGCAATTATTCATCCTCGTTGCTTATTTGTCTTATGAAAGGACGacaaaatatattgaaatgtCTGGAGGTTTGCATTTctatatagaatcacagaatcacagaataaccaggttggaagagatgc
This genomic window from Phaenicophaeus curvirostris isolate KB17595 chromosome 1, BPBGC_Pcur_1.0, whole genome shotgun sequence contains:
- the GJA3 gene encoding gap junction alpha-3 protein, with the translated sequence MGDWSFLGRLLENAQEHSTVIGKVWLTVLFIFRILVLGAAAEEVWGDEQSDFTCNTQQPGCENVCYDKAFPISHIRFWVLQIIFVSTPTLIYLGHVLHIVRMEEKRKEKEELKKKGSVKDGNFPGAASGSGGGGGSSSIKDPLVKRGKEKLPIRDERGRIRMGGALLRTYVFNIVFKTLFEVGFIVGQYFLYGFELKPVYQCSRSPCPHTVDCFISRPTEKTIFIIFMLVVASVSLLLNMLEMYHLGWKKLKQGMTNRYSLEIPVATMTPVMVTGESKPVSLPPPAPPVVITTAAPPPVLPDTRAVTPLLAPVTMAPYYAAATPRPRPPSNTASMASYPVAPPVPEERHRAVTPTPISTPVTIPTPIPTPTPAVVNYFNSNSRALAAEQNWVNMGAEQQGKALSSSAASSTPSSVRRPLPEQEEPLEQLLPPPAVPPLAAANSGSSTSLSAASGNKWDVEGEEELSEGRPISAACTTVEMHEPPLLVDTRRLSRASKSSSCRARSDDLAV